From Motilibacter peucedani, the proteins below share one genomic window:
- a CDS encoding SpoIIE family protein phosphatase gives MSASPLCPGVDGARVPGTRATDRLAQLAARLLGSSSGRLLQLADVPTGSLDALVVAEGEALVVVDAAADSRVRRLDPASTGAYVGVPLARLSGEVVGVLSVSEAGPRAWSEADVALLREIAASATAELELAAPGVDPAARRVAWELAVDAAGVGTFDWDLVTGRLEWDERMLQLFGYDRDGFGASIEAFAAGVHPDDRERVMRAVEGTVETGGEFALEYRVVPPEGEMRWIVARGRALVDEQGRSTRLLGAAYDTTLAREFDARVSRVLESMSAAFFLLDRDWRFAYVNARAEQLLGASRADLVGGGIWELFPLAVGTEFEVHYARAMEQREASSFEAYYPEPLDAWYEVQAWPDPDGVAVYFLDITARRLAQEKAEHAALRATLLAEVATELTSTVEAEVAVARLAELVVPALADWCLVTLVEGEGARPGATHRPQLHDIGYAHVDPAALPLTVRYAEVRFAALLDDAYLFRSLRTGTTVSLREGASAALREVLRPGTARELVAELAPDSFVVLPLKGGGRTLGLLSLFNGVGRGPITDEELTTAHEVAVRSGLALDSSRLYRQQRDLAEELQRSLLSDPPPLPGAEIVVRYSPAAEAAQVGGDWYDAFRQPDGGLVLAIGDVVGHDTAAAAAMGQVRTMLRTVAATTGAGPADVLRAVDGAMETLQVGVTATAVVARIDDLPGGGTTVCWSNAGHPPPLVLQPDGTLLQLMAARADLLLGMDPGSDRAESTVELEAGATVLLYTDGLIERRGQSLDDGLARLRGALEDLAAEGLGLEQLCDGLLARLLPERTEDDVALVAVRAGTLGG, from the coding sequence GTGAGTGCATCGCCGCTCTGCCCTGGCGTCGACGGGGCCCGCGTCCCGGGCACCCGCGCGACCGACCGCCTCGCCCAGCTCGCCGCCCGCCTGCTCGGGTCGAGCTCCGGGCGGCTCCTGCAGCTCGCCGACGTGCCGACCGGCTCGCTCGACGCGCTGGTGGTGGCGGAGGGCGAGGCGCTCGTCGTGGTCGACGCCGCCGCCGACTCCCGCGTCCGCCGCCTCGACCCGGCGTCCACGGGCGCCTACGTCGGCGTGCCCCTCGCGAGGCTGTCCGGTGAGGTCGTCGGCGTGCTCTCGGTGTCGGAAGCCGGACCACGCGCGTGGTCCGAGGCCGACGTGGCGCTCCTGCGCGAGATCGCGGCCTCCGCGACCGCGGAGCTCGAGCTCGCTGCCCCTGGCGTCGATCCGGCCGCCCGGCGCGTGGCGTGGGAGCTCGCGGTGGACGCCGCCGGCGTCGGCACGTTCGACTGGGACCTCGTCACGGGCCGGCTCGAGTGGGACGAGCGGATGCTCCAGCTGTTCGGCTACGACCGCGACGGATTCGGCGCCAGCATCGAGGCGTTCGCCGCCGGCGTGCACCCCGACGACCGCGAGCGCGTCATGCGCGCGGTCGAGGGCACTGTCGAGACCGGCGGCGAGTTCGCGCTGGAGTACCGCGTCGTCCCGCCCGAGGGCGAGATGCGCTGGATCGTCGCCCGCGGCCGCGCGCTCGTCGACGAGCAGGGCAGGAGCACCCGGCTGCTCGGGGCCGCCTACGACACGACGCTGGCCCGCGAGTTCGACGCCCGCGTCTCCCGCGTGCTCGAGTCGATGAGCGCGGCGTTCTTCCTGCTCGACCGCGACTGGCGCTTCGCCTACGTCAACGCCCGGGCCGAGCAGCTGCTCGGCGCGTCGCGGGCCGACCTGGTCGGTGGCGGCATCTGGGAGCTCTTCCCCCTCGCGGTGGGCACCGAGTTCGAGGTGCACTACGCCCGTGCGATGGAGCAGCGCGAGGCGAGCAGCTTCGAGGCCTACTACCCCGAGCCCCTCGACGCGTGGTACGAGGTGCAGGCCTGGCCCGACCCGGACGGCGTCGCGGTCTACTTCCTCGACATCACCGCCCGCCGCCTCGCGCAGGAGAAGGCGGAGCACGCAGCCCTGCGCGCGACGCTCCTGGCCGAGGTCGCCACCGAGCTGACCAGCACGGTGGAGGCGGAGGTCGCCGTCGCCCGGCTGGCCGAGCTGGTCGTGCCGGCACTGGCCGACTGGTGCCTGGTCACCCTCGTCGAGGGCGAGGGCGCCCGCCCGGGCGCCACCCACCGGCCGCAGCTGCACGACATCGGCTACGCGCACGTCGACCCGGCCGCGCTGCCGCTGACGGTGAGGTACGCAGAGGTGCGGTTCGCAGCGCTGCTCGACGACGCGTACCTCTTCCGCTCGCTGCGCACCGGCACCACCGTGTCGCTGCGCGAAGGGGCCAGCGCCGCCCTGCGCGAGGTGCTGCGGCCCGGCACCGCGCGCGAGCTCGTCGCCGAGCTGGCACCGGACTCCTTCGTCGTGCTGCCGCTCAAGGGCGGTGGCCGGACGCTCGGTCTCCTCTCGCTCTTCAACGGAGTGGGGCGCGGGCCCATCACCGACGAGGAGCTCACGACGGCCCACGAGGTCGCCGTGCGATCCGGCCTGGCGCTGGACAGCTCGCGGCTCTACCGCCAGCAGCGCGACCTCGCCGAGGAGCTGCAGCGCTCGCTGCTCAGCGACCCGCCTCCGCTGCCGGGCGCCGAGATCGTCGTGCGCTACTCGCCTGCAGCCGAGGCCGCGCAGGTGGGCGGCGACTGGTACGACGCCTTCCGCCAGCCCGACGGGGGCCTCGTGCTCGCCATCGGTGACGTCGTCGGCCACGACACGGCCGCCGCTGCCGCCATGGGCCAGGTGCGCACCATGCTGCGCACCGTCGCTGCGACGACCGGTGCCGGACCCGCCGACGTGCTGCGCGCGGTGGACGGCGCGATGGAGACGCTGCAGGTCGGCGTCACCGCCACTGCGGTGGTCGCGCGCATCGACGACCTGCCGGGCGGCGGCACCACCGTGTGCTGGTCGAACGCAGGTCACCCGCCGCCTCTGGTCCTGCAGCCCGACGGAACCCTGCTCCAGCTGATGGCCGCACGTGCCGACCTGCTGCTGGGCATGGACCCGGGCAGCGACCGGGCCGAGTCGACCGTCGAGCTCGAGGCCGGGGCGACCGTCCTGCTCTACACCGACGGGCTGATCGAGCGGCGCGGCCAGTCGCTCGACGACGGGCTCGCG
- a CDS encoding biotin transporter BioY: MSSLNPALRPARVVADLLPRRAAVDVALVAVAAALTGLSAQVSIPWWPVPLTLQTFAVLLAGSSLGAARASAAMVLYAGAGVAGVPWFAKHTSGWGGPTFGYVLGFVAAALVVGLLSERLSTRKPVQVLAAFALGSVVVYAFGASWLKQDLGVSWSQAADLGIWKFLPGDAVKALAAAGLLPATWALVDRVRRG, encoded by the coding sequence ATGAGCTCGCTGAACCCCGCACTCCGCCCCGCCCGGGTCGTGGCCGACCTGCTCCCGCGCAGGGCCGCCGTCGACGTCGCCCTCGTCGCGGTCGCGGCCGCGCTGACCGGCCTGTCCGCGCAGGTCTCCATCCCGTGGTGGCCGGTCCCCCTGACGCTGCAGACCTTCGCCGTGCTGCTCGCCGGCAGCTCGCTCGGCGCGGCGCGCGCCAGCGCCGCGATGGTGCTCTACGCCGGCGCCGGCGTCGCCGGCGTCCCGTGGTTCGCCAAGCACACCAGCGGCTGGGGCGGCCCGACCTTCGGCTACGTCCTCGGCTTTGTCGCGGCCGCGCTGGTCGTGGGCCTGCTCAGCGAGCGGCTCAGCACCCGCAAGCCCGTGCAGGTGCTGGCGGCGTTCGCGCTCGGCAGCGTCGTGGTCTACGCGTTCGGCGCCTCGTGGCTGAAGCAGGACCTGGGCGTCAGCTGGTCGCAGGCGGCCGACCTCGGCATCTGGAAGTTCCTCCCGGGCGACGCGGTCAAGGCGCTGGCCGCCGCGGGCCTGCTGCCCGCCACGTGGGCGCTCGTCGACCGCGTACGCCGCGGCTGA
- a CDS encoding NAD(P)H-quinone oxidoreductase — MHAVVVEEPGGPEACHWREVPDAVAGPGEVLVEVAASAVNRADLLQRQGHYPPPPGASDYLGLECSGRVRALGDGVSGWSVGDEVCALLAGGGYAELVAVPAGQLLPVPSGVELAAAAALPEVACTVWSNLSMVAGLRAGETLLVHGGAGGIGTTAVQVGVALGATVVATAGTEAKRAVCRELGAAYALDYHGDWPAEVQSATDGSGADVVLDVMGASYLGPNVAALASDGRLVVIGMQGGRRGELDLGALMTKRASVHVTALRSRPLEQKARIVAEVREHVWPMVADGRLRVQLDSTYALPFAADAHRRLESGEVTGKVLLVR, encoded by the coding sequence GTGCACGCCGTCGTCGTCGAGGAGCCGGGCGGGCCGGAGGCCTGCCACTGGCGCGAGGTGCCCGACGCCGTCGCCGGGCCGGGCGAGGTCCTGGTCGAGGTGGCGGCCAGCGCGGTCAACCGTGCCGACCTGCTCCAGCGGCAGGGGCACTACCCGCCGCCGCCGGGGGCGTCGGACTACCTCGGCCTCGAGTGCAGCGGCCGGGTCCGCGCGCTCGGTGACGGGGTGTCGGGCTGGTCCGTTGGCGACGAAGTGTGTGCGCTGCTGGCCGGCGGCGGCTACGCCGAGCTCGTCGCCGTGCCTGCGGGCCAGCTGCTGCCGGTGCCCTCCGGCGTCGAGCTGGCGGCCGCGGCCGCGCTGCCCGAGGTCGCGTGCACGGTGTGGTCCAACCTGTCGATGGTCGCCGGCCTGCGCGCCGGCGAGACGCTGCTGGTCCACGGCGGCGCCGGCGGCATCGGCACGACGGCCGTCCAGGTCGGCGTCGCGCTCGGCGCGACGGTCGTCGCGACGGCCGGCACCGAGGCCAAGCGCGCGGTGTGCCGGGAGCTCGGCGCCGCGTACGCGCTCGACTACCACGGCGACTGGCCCGCCGAGGTGCAGTCGGCGACCGACGGCTCCGGCGCCGACGTCGTCCTCGACGTCATGGGCGCCTCCTACCTCGGCCCGAACGTCGCCGCGCTGGCGAGCGACGGGCGGCTCGTGGTCATCGGCATGCAGGGCGGCCGGCGCGGCGAGCTCGACCTCGGCGCCCTGATGACCAAGCGGGCCAGCGTCCACGTCACCGCGCTGCGCTCGCGGCCGCTGGAGCAGAAGGCACGGATCGTCGCCGAGGTGCGCGAGCACGTCTGGCCGATGGTCGCCGACGGGCGGCTGCGCGTGCAGCTCGACTCGACCTACGCCCTGCCGTTCGCCGCCGACGCCCACCGCCGGCTCGAGAGCGGCGAGGTCACGGGCAAGGTGCTGCTCGTCCGCTAG
- a CDS encoding bacterial proteasome activator family protein → MSEPTSDADVPRLLVVSQDGSAVPAPAEQAAEERPDRPVTELVEQPAKVMRIGSMVKQLLEEVRSAPLDEASRVRLRQVHATSLKELEDGLAPELIEELERITLPFTDDEVPSDAELRVAQAQLVGWLEGLFHGIQTAMFVQQMEARAAMEAQARRALPGGGSGPLGGGEPEGRPTGQYL, encoded by the coding sequence ATGAGCGAGCCGACCTCCGACGCCGACGTCCCCCGACTGCTGGTCGTGTCGCAGGACGGCTCGGCCGTCCCGGCACCTGCCGAGCAGGCTGCCGAGGAGCGCCCCGACCGCCCGGTCACCGAGCTGGTCGAGCAGCCGGCGAAGGTCATGCGCATCGGCAGCATGGTCAAGCAGCTGCTCGAGGAGGTGCGCAGTGCGCCCCTCGACGAGGCCAGCCGCGTACGTCTGCGCCAGGTCCACGCCACCTCGCTCAAGGAGCTCGAGGACGGCCTCGCTCCAGAGCTGATCGAGGAGCTCGAGCGCATCACGCTGCCGTTCACCGACGACGAGGTGCCCTCGGACGCCGAGCTCCGGGTCGCCCAGGCCCAGCTGGTCGGCTGGCTCGAGGGGCTGTTCCACGGCATCCAGACCGCGATGTTCGTGCAGCAGATGGAGGCCCGCGCCGCCATGGAGGCGCAGGCCCGGCGCGCGCTGCCCGGTGGCGGCAGCGGTCCGCTCGGCGGCGGCGAGCCCGAGGGCCGGCCCACGGGCCAGTACCTCTGA
- a CDS encoding DUF4267 domain-containing protein, with amino-acid sequence MHATALIIAVLASVAIVVLGARFLVTPARATTDFGVAADDLRALTAIKGVRDITSGVVVLTVWAAAGTSAMGWALVAAALTPVGDGLIVTTRSGRLGTALGVHGLTALVLVAVGLVLAAG; translated from the coding sequence ATGCACGCCACTGCCCTCATCATCGCCGTCCTCGCCAGCGTCGCCATCGTCGTGCTCGGCGCCCGCTTCCTGGTCACGCCCGCCCGAGCCACGACTGACTTCGGCGTGGCGGCGGACGACCTCCGGGCGCTGACCGCGATCAAGGGCGTGCGCGACATCACCTCAGGGGTGGTCGTGCTCACCGTCTGGGCGGCTGCCGGCACGTCGGCGATGGGCTGGGCCCTCGTCGCGGCGGCGCTGACCCCCGTCGGCGACGGACTCATCGTGACGACGCGCAGCGGGCGGCTCGGGACGGCGCTCGGGGTGCACGGGCTGACGGCGCTCGTACTCGTCGCCGTGGGCCTGGTGCTGGCGGCGGGCTGA
- a CDS encoding TetR/AcrR family transcriptional regulator has product MSPRRAPDLGSRREAIVAAARDVAEREGWPAVTMRRLAASLGVTQPVLYSAFAGRQALVDAVALSGFEDLAATLRAADPSPLERMRAYLDFAAARPWLYESMFTLPLELHFAGDDTPQPLHDAFAEVHTAFPDSDGTRAEVAWSLLHGLATLQASGRLRAGQAESRLELAHRLLTA; this is encoded by the coding sequence GTGTCCCCACGTCGCGCACCCGACCTCGGCTCCCGCCGAGAGGCGATCGTCGCCGCCGCTCGCGACGTCGCCGAGCGCGAGGGCTGGCCCGCCGTCACCATGCGCCGGCTCGCGGCCTCGCTCGGCGTCACCCAGCCGGTGCTCTACTCGGCCTTCGCGGGCCGCCAGGCACTGGTCGACGCCGTGGCGCTGAGCGGGTTCGAGGACCTGGCGGCGACTCTGCGTGCCGCTGACCCGTCACCGCTCGAGCGGATGCGTGCCTACCTCGACTTCGCCGCCGCCCGGCCGTGGCTCTACGAATCGATGTTCACGCTGCCGCTCGAGCTGCACTTCGCCGGTGACGACACCCCGCAGCCGCTGCACGACGCCTTCGCCGAGGTCCACACCGCTTTCCCGGACTCCGACGGGACGCGGGCCGAGGTCGCCTGGTCGCTGCTCCACGGGCTGGCCACGCTGCAGGCCAGCGGGCGCCTCCGCGCAGGGCAGGCGGAATCTCGGCTCGAGCTGGCGCACCGGCTGCTCACCGCCTGA
- a CDS encoding GH92 family glycosyl hydrolase codes for MHRTPFPRRRPAARARLAASAVAVAVTAATVAAAPASAAAQVPLVVDPAAYVNPMIGTTNAGNVYPGAVVPFGLLSWSPQTSFGNQVSNPAPGGYDYTAPRIRGFGLTHLSGVGCSGAEGELPVMPYVGAVDSSPASDTGDAKYASTYAHTDETASAGYYGVRLASGAGVELTSTARTGSGRFAFPGDKPASMLFRTSMAESGSAGATVSIDRATGTVSGSVDSGNFCGPQSENNRKDNYTVYFTAHFDTPFAAVGTWKDGTLSPGSTSASGGTGYDAGGNPNAGRGSGGYVTFAPGTTHVGLKVAVSYVSVAGAEKNLAAENPGAQSFDATRAAAHAQWKDALGRVQIGGGTDDQRSVFYTALYHAMLEPTLASDVDGRYQGADRETHSLEPGQHAEYATFSGWDQYRAQIQLLSLLDPGMASDYAQSLFNLAKQRGGNWDRWLLQNGKTSVMSGDPAAAAVAAVYAFGGRSFDVRGAFDSLVKAATVATPDDLSDAGCNVECVGQRPSVDRYQQLGHVPSDDCHCWGAASETLEDAAADYGLSQLAGALGETGTAETFLARSQSWRNVFDPTATTEQLAIPGTLRQSVTSVKASDENPPDEVGARLNDGDAGSKWLTPAIAGWVQYSFASPVKVVSYALTSANDAPGRDPRDWTLQGSNDGGKTWTTVDSRSGQTFADRFQTKQFSVTTPGAYSAYRLNVTANSGEPYTQLAELQLTDDLAGPVPNPLSWALPGTLTSHVREISASEENPPGEVASSLNDLDVSSKWLTHFPTGRVQYRLDGPRTVIAYALTSANDAPTRDPRDWALQGSNDGTTWTTVDSQNGQAFSDRGQTRQFSVAHPGSFTYYRLDVTANSGAPLTQLAELQLSDDLNGALPPAPPVFSGYMRDRSSTGAWSSGFTPATENGFVEGTSARYTWMVYSDVTSLARAMGGNEVAVKRLDDFFHATNGDFDLTGRNATKYDPTNEPDIHAPYIYSYLGAPWKTQATVRAEIDRLWTNTTGGIPGNDDAGTMSSWLVFSALGMYPGVPTRADLVLTTPLFPRAVVHRANGVDITIDAPDASADNAYIAGVSVDGQTSTKPWVPASFVAKGGTISYALRSTADTSWGAAAADAPPQTSYASAVDAVGYDLATRGDVAASLGRDVTGLASALAAEDGSAASAARIRALLRTAEAEGASKLDAAGRDRLRALLQSGLGLPTGVSALRQATGELARSGDIASSSARDLQALLTTAESAQAAGDATGLRTALQQFRSAVAGAKVSKVSAAAKERLAGLLDPLLAG; via the coding sequence ATGCACCGAACCCCCTTCCCACGCCGACGACCGGCTGCCCGGGCCCGGCTGGCAGCGTCCGCCGTCGCCGTCGCGGTCACCGCCGCGACCGTTGCCGCCGCGCCCGCCTCGGCGGCCGCGCAGGTGCCGCTGGTGGTCGACCCGGCGGCCTACGTGAACCCGATGATCGGTACGACCAACGCGGGCAACGTCTACCCCGGCGCCGTCGTGCCGTTCGGCCTGCTGTCGTGGAGCCCGCAGACCTCCTTCGGCAACCAGGTCTCGAACCCGGCGCCCGGCGGCTACGACTACACCGCCCCGCGCATCCGCGGCTTCGGGCTGACGCACCTGTCGGGCGTCGGCTGCTCCGGCGCCGAGGGCGAGCTCCCGGTGATGCCCTACGTCGGTGCCGTCGACAGCTCGCCCGCGTCGGACACGGGCGACGCGAAGTACGCCAGCACGTACGCGCACACGGACGAGACGGCGAGCGCCGGCTACTACGGCGTGCGCCTGGCGAGCGGCGCAGGCGTCGAGCTGACGAGCACCGCCCGCACGGGCAGCGGCCGCTTCGCGTTCCCGGGTGACAAGCCAGCGAGCATGCTGTTCCGCACCTCGATGGCCGAGAGCGGCAGCGCGGGCGCGACGGTCTCGATCGACCGGGCCACCGGCACGGTCAGCGGCTCAGTCGACAGCGGCAACTTCTGCGGGCCGCAGAGCGAGAACAACCGCAAGGACAACTACACCGTCTACTTCACGGCCCACTTCGACACGCCCTTCGCAGCCGTCGGCACGTGGAAGGACGGCACGCTGAGCCCCGGCTCGACCTCGGCCAGCGGGGGCACCGGCTACGACGCCGGCGGCAACCCCAACGCTGGCCGCGGCTCCGGTGGCTACGTCACCTTCGCGCCCGGGACCACGCACGTGGGTCTCAAGGTCGCCGTCTCCTACGTCAGCGTCGCCGGCGCGGAGAAGAACCTCGCGGCGGAGAACCCGGGGGCGCAGTCGTTCGACGCGACCCGCGCGGCAGCGCACGCGCAGTGGAAGGACGCGTTGGGGCGCGTCCAGATCGGAGGCGGCACCGACGACCAGCGCAGCGTCTTCTACACCGCGCTCTACCACGCGATGCTCGAGCCGACGCTCGCCAGCGACGTCGACGGGCGCTACCAGGGCGCGGACCGCGAGACGCACTCCCTCGAGCCGGGTCAGCACGCGGAGTACGCCACGTTCTCCGGCTGGGACCAGTACCGCGCGCAGATCCAGCTGCTCTCGCTGCTCGACCCCGGCATGGCGAGCGACTACGCCCAGTCGCTGTTCAACCTGGCGAAGCAGCGCGGTGGGAACTGGGACCGCTGGCTGCTGCAGAACGGCAAGACCAGCGTCATGTCAGGCGATCCCGCGGCCGCGGCGGTCGCGGCGGTGTACGCGTTCGGCGGGCGCAGCTTCGACGTCCGCGGTGCGTTCGACTCGCTCGTCAAGGCGGCCACGGTAGCGACGCCGGACGACCTGAGCGACGCCGGCTGCAACGTCGAGTGCGTCGGCCAGCGACCCTCGGTCGACCGCTACCAGCAGCTCGGCCACGTCCCCTCGGACGACTGCCACTGCTGGGGCGCTGCGTCCGAGACGCTGGAGGACGCGGCGGCCGACTACGGCCTCTCGCAGCTCGCCGGCGCGCTCGGCGAGACGGGCACCGCGGAGACGTTCCTCGCCCGGTCGCAGAGCTGGCGCAACGTGTTCGACCCGACGGCCACGACGGAGCAGCTCGCCATCCCGGGGACGCTGCGCCAGTCGGTCACCTCGGTCAAGGCCAGTGACGAGAACCCGCCCGACGAGGTCGGCGCGCGGCTCAACGACGGCGATGCCGGCAGCAAGTGGCTCACCCCCGCGATCGCCGGCTGGGTGCAGTACTCCTTCGCCAGCCCGGTCAAGGTCGTGTCCTACGCGCTCACGAGCGCCAACGACGCGCCCGGCCGCGACCCGCGCGACTGGACCCTGCAGGGGTCGAACGACGGCGGGAAGACCTGGACCACAGTGGACTCGCGCTCCGGCCAGACCTTCGCGGACCGCTTCCAGACCAAGCAGTTCTCGGTGACGACGCCCGGCGCGTACTCCGCCTACCGGCTCAACGTGACCGCCAACAGCGGTGAGCCCTACACCCAGCTCGCCGAGCTGCAGCTCACCGACGACCTCGCCGGCCCCGTGCCCAACCCGCTGTCGTGGGCACTGCCGGGCACGCTCACCTCGCACGTGCGCGAGATCTCGGCCAGCGAGGAGAACCCGCCCGGTGAGGTGGCGTCGAGCCTCAACGACCTCGACGTCAGCAGCAAGTGGCTGACGCACTTCCCCACCGGCCGGGTGCAGTACCGGCTGGACGGTCCGCGGACGGTCATCGCCTACGCGCTCACGAGCGCCAACGACGCCCCGACCCGCGACCCGCGCGACTGGGCGCTGCAGGGCTCGAACGACGGCACGACGTGGACCACGGTGGACTCGCAGAACGGGCAGGCCTTCTCGGACCGCGGGCAGACACGGCAGTTCTCGGTGGCACACCCTGGTTCGTTCACCTACTACCGCCTCGACGTCACCGCCAACAGCGGCGCGCCGCTCACCCAGCTCGCCGAGCTGCAGCTGAGCGACGACCTCAACGGCGCACTGCCCCCGGCGCCGCCGGTCTTCAGCGGCTACATGCGCGACCGCAGCTCGACCGGCGCCTGGTCGAGCGGGTTCACGCCCGCCACGGAGAACGGCTTCGTCGAGGGCACGAGCGCGCGCTACACCTGGATGGTCTACTCCGACGTCACCAGCCTCGCGCGGGCGATGGGCGGCAACGAGGTCGCGGTGAAGCGGCTGGACGACTTCTTCCACGCCACCAACGGCGACTTCGACCTCACCGGCCGCAACGCCACGAAGTACGACCCGACCAACGAGCCGGACATCCACGCGCCCTACATCTACAGCTACCTCGGGGCGCCGTGGAAGACGCAGGCGACGGTCCGCGCCGAGATCGACCGGCTCTGGACCAACACGACGGGCGGCATCCCGGGCAACGACGACGCCGGCACCATGTCGTCGTGGCTGGTGTTCTCGGCCCTCGGCATGTATCCCGGCGTCCCGACGCGCGCCGACCTCGTGCTGACCACGCCGCTGTTCCCGCGGGCCGTCGTGCACCGCGCCAACGGCGTCGACATCACGATCGACGCGCCCGACGCGTCGGCGGACAACGCCTACATCGCGGGAGTCAGCGTCGACGGCCAGACGTCGACCAAGCCGTGGGTGCCTGCGTCGTTCGTGGCGAAGGGCGGCACGATCTCCTACGCGCTGCGCTCGACCGCCGACACCTCGTGGGGTGCGGCGGCCGCGGACGCCCCGCCGCAGACGTCGTACGCGTCGGCCGTCGACGCCGTCGGCTACGACCTCGCGACGCGCGGGGACGTGGCGGCGAGCCTCGGCCGTGACGTGACCGGTCTCGCGTCGGCGCTCGCCGCCGAAGACGGCTCGGCCGCCTCGGCCGCGAGGATCCGGGCACTGCTCAGGACAGCGGAGGCGGAGGGCGCGTCGAAGCTCGACGCCGCGGGGCGCGACCGCCTGCGCGCGCTCCTGCAGTCCGGGCTCGGCCTGCCGACGGGCGTCTCGGCCCTGCGCCAGGCGACCGGTGAGCTCGCGCGCAGCGGCGACATCGCCTCGAGCAGCGCCCGCGACCTGCAGGCGCTGCTCACCACGGCGGAGTCGGCGCAGGCGGCGGGCGACGCGACCGGGCTGCGTACGGCGCTGCAGCAGTTCAGGAGCGCGGTCGCTGGCGCCAAGGTCTCGAAGGTGAGCGCCGCCGCGAAGGAGCGGCTCGCCGGGCTATTGGACCCATTGCTCGCGGGGTAG
- a CDS encoding DUF2568 domain-containing protein: MTGLRAGVLAGVFVLEVVAIACVARWGWHVGSGGVAGAAVATVAVLAWAGLWGTFLSPRARLPLRPSAATLARGAMVGAAGVGGALAGWSVVAVVLVVGWVVCTAVEAAV, translated from the coding sequence ATGACGGGTCTGCGTGCCGGAGTCCTCGCCGGGGTGTTCGTCCTGGAGGTGGTCGCGATCGCGTGCGTGGCGCGCTGGGGCTGGCACGTCGGCTCCGGAGGCGTCGCTGGTGCCGCGGTCGCGACCGTCGCCGTCCTGGCGTGGGCCGGCTTGTGGGGGACGTTCCTGTCGCCGCGGGCGCGGCTGCCACTGCGACCGTCCGCGGCGACCCTCGCCCGTGGAGCGATGGTCGGCGCGGCCGGTGTCGGGGGGGCTCTCGCCGGGTGGTCGGTCGTCGCCGTAGTGCTGGTCGTGGGCTGGGTGGTCTGCACCGCGGTGGAGGCGGCCGTCTGA
- a CDS encoding phosphotransferase family protein produces MPVEHREPLRFNPSNATTGVVERVRSSDGTTRVHKQLRRPGTVDAPSHWASSTARQDWNYWAREAEVYRDRDLRASLGGTGLGLAAAGVVDEPGGASLWLEDVTGTPGAEFTLDDHVAVAAALGRWQASPPQLLPGWASSGFLRAYSTSRPGDLTLVDSDEAWAAPLVRETWPPDLRQRWTRLERHRDELLTRMEKLPRTLCHLDAWVANCIRRPDGEVVLLDWSFAGDGAVGEDLGNYLPDAVFDLFWPAERLAELEAACWPAYLSGLRDGGWDGAERDARLGVVASCVKYAWLLPLMLARAADQEHAAYHRPADATHLYRQRGVALRHLAGWCEEALDA; encoded by the coding sequence GTGCCGGTCGAGCATCGAGAGCCGCTGAGGTTCAACCCGAGCAACGCGACCACGGGCGTCGTCGAGCGGGTGCGCAGCAGTGACGGCACCACCCGCGTCCACAAGCAGCTGCGCCGGCCGGGGACCGTCGACGCTCCTTCCCACTGGGCGTCCTCGACGGCGCGCCAGGACTGGAACTACTGGGCGCGCGAGGCGGAGGTCTACCGCGACCGCGACCTGCGCGCATCCCTGGGCGGCACCGGTCTGGGCCTCGCGGCGGCCGGGGTCGTCGACGAGCCAGGCGGTGCGAGCCTCTGGCTCGAGGACGTGACCGGTACGCCTGGGGCGGAGTTCACGCTCGACGACCACGTGGCGGTCGCGGCGGCCCTCGGGCGCTGGCAGGCCTCACCGCCGCAACTGCTCCCGGGCTGGGCGTCGTCGGGCTTCCTGCGCGCCTACTCCACCAGTCGGCCGGGCGACCTGACGCTGGTCGACAGCGACGAGGCGTGGGCGGCGCCCCTCGTCCGCGAGACGTGGCCGCCCGACCTGCGGCAGCGCTGGACCCGGCTCGAGAGGCACCGCGACGAGCTCCTGACGCGCATGGAGAAGCTGCCGCGCACCCTGTGCCACCTCGACGCCTGGGTGGCCAACTGCATCCGCCGGCCGGACGGCGAGGTCGTGCTGCTGGACTGGTCCTTCGCGGGTGACGGCGCGGTCGGCGAGGACCTCGGCAACTACCTCCCGGACGCGGTGTTCGACCTGTTCTGGCCGGCCGAGCGGCTCGCCGAGCTGGAGGCGGCGTGCTGGCCGGCCTACCTCTCCGGTCTCCGTGACGGGGGGTGGGACGGCGCCGAGCGCGACGCCCGCCTAGGGGTCGTCGCCTCCTGCGTCAAGTACGCGTGGCTCCTGCCGCTGATGCTCGCGAGGGCCGCCGACCAGGAGCACGCCGCCTACCACCGCCCGGCGGACGCGACGCACCTCTACCGCCAGCGCGGCGTGGCGCTGCGCCACCTGGCCGGCTGGTGCGAGGAGGCTCTCGACGCATGA
- a CDS encoding ABC-2 family transporter protein: MRIVLTVALPYAFMSFLPATALLQDRHLWQVGLLTPLVAAYCLGLGAWLFRRGLVRYESSGH, translated from the coding sequence GTGCGGATCGTGCTGACGGTGGCGCTGCCGTACGCGTTCATGAGCTTCCTGCCCGCGACCGCTCTGCTTCAGGACCGGCACCTCTGGCAGGTCGGCCTGCTCACCCCGCTGGTCGCGGCGTACTGCCTCGGCCTGGGCGCGTGGCTCTTCCGGCGGGGGCTCGTGCGCTACGAGAGCTCGGGCCACTAG